A single region of the Nanoarchaeota archaeon genome encodes:
- a CDS encoding nucleotidyltransferase domain-containing protein: MKTLIKNDNALQDAQKFAELCKQELGENLASVVLFGSAARGTSGKWSDMDFCVIMKKRYDDKKEFGLKMRLREAFGRHADIIFREEKEIPQQIAANSAIDFEIMSDGTPVYGAQYFLKYKPLLKDAIKQNNLSRKQELGKGVWVYGRLRKHKAEKGAGSAA; encoded by the coding sequence ATGAAAACGTTGATAAAAAACGATAATGCGCTGCAAGACGCGCAAAAGTTTGCAGAACTATGCAAGCAGGAGCTGGGCGAAAATCTCGCGTCAGTAGTGCTGTTCGGCTCTGCGGCGCGCGGAACAAGCGGAAAATGGAGCGACATGGATTTTTGCGTCATCATGAAAAAACGGTACGATGACAAAAAGGAATTTGGCTTGAAAATGCGATTGCGCGAAGCATTTGGCAGGCACGCAGATATTATATTTCGCGAGGAAAAGGAAATACCGCAGCAAATAGCAGCCAATAGCGCGATTGATTTTGAGATAATGAGCGACGGAACGCCGGTATATGGCGCGCAATATTTTTTAAAATACAAACCGCTGTTAAAAGACGCTATAAAGCAAAATAATCTCTCAAGAAAACAGGAACTCGGAAAAGGTGTTTGGGTTTATGGAAGACTTAGAAAACATAAAGCTGAAAAGGGCGCCGGCTCGGCTGCTTGA
- the dnaK gene encoding molecular chaperone DnaK, translating to MASEKIIGIDLGTSNSQAAVMIGGKPTVIPSAEGATVAGKMFPSVVAFTKDGTLLVGEPARRQAVTNPEGTVMAAKRKMGTDFKYTIHGKTYTPQQISAFILQKIKKDAEAYIGEPVKKVVITVPAYFNDNQRQATKDAGSIAGLEVVRIINEPTAASLAYGLDKSGEHKVMVFDLGGGTLDVTILEFGEGIFEVKSTSGDTQLGGTDMDAAIIDWIVEEFKKQEGIDLKKDTMATQRVREAAEKAKIELSNVLSTDINLPYITVDQAGSGPKHLSLNMTRAKLESLIAPIVQRCVHPMEQAMKDAKMKKDDIKKIILVGGPTRMPVIQKFVEDFIGADKVAKGVDPMECVATGASIQGGVLAGDVKDLLLLDVTPLTLGIETLGSVATPLITRNSTIPTKKSQMFSTAADSQTAVTIHVIQGERPMANDNTSLGMFNLVGIPPAPRGVPQIEVTFDIDANGILNVTAKDHGTGKEQKITISATTKLSKDQIDKMVKEAEKFSDEDKKKKEEVEARNTADSLVYTTEKTLADLKDKITPEQKEKIEPALKALKDAVSGKDTEKIKQESENLSKAIQEIGASIYQQPGAQAGAGAGPAPGFDGGADSASESTEEGASEHRKHKKKGKGGKEDAIDAEYKVEDEKK from the coding sequence ATGGCAAGTGAAAAAATTATTGGCATAGATTTAGGAACTTCAAATAGCCAAGCGGCTGTTATGATTGGAGGAAAGCCGACAGTAATACCGAGCGCAGAAGGCGCGACTGTGGCAGGAAAGATGTTTCCGTCAGTTGTGGCGTTCACAAAAGACGGCACGCTTTTGGTCGGAGAGCCGGCGCGCAGACAAGCTGTGACAAACCCTGAAGGAACTGTCATGGCGGCAAAACGAAAGATGGGAACTGATTTCAAATACACAATTCACGGAAAGACTTACACTCCCCAGCAAATCTCCGCATTCATTCTCCAGAAGATAAAAAAGGACGCCGAGGCGTATATCGGAGAGCCTGTGAAAAAAGTAGTGATTACAGTTCCTGCATACTTTAACGACAACCAGAGGCAGGCAACAAAAGACGCAGGCTCAATCGCGGGCCTGGAAGTTGTGCGAATAATCAATGAGCCGACAGCAGCATCACTTGCCTACGGCCTGGATAAATCCGGCGAGCACAAAGTCATGGTGTTCGACCTTGGAGGCGGGACGCTTGATGTTACAATTCTTGAATTCGGCGAAGGAATCTTTGAAGTAAAATCAACATCCGGGGACACACAGCTCGGCGGAACAGATATGGATGCCGCAATAATCGATTGGATTGTTGAAGAATTCAAAAAGCAGGAAGGCATTGATCTGAAAAAAGACACGATGGCAACACAGCGCGTTCGCGAAGCTGCAGAAAAGGCAAAGATAGAACTGTCAAATGTTCTTTCAACCGATATTAATCTTCCGTACATAACCGTTGATCAGGCAGGATCGGGGCCAAAGCACTTGAGCTTGAATATGACGCGCGCAAAATTAGAATCCTTAATCGCACCCATTGTTCAGCGATGCGTACATCCGATGGAGCAGGCAATGAAAGACGCAAAGATGAAAAAGGACGACATCAAAAAAATAATTCTTGTCGGTGGTCCTACTAGAATGCCGGTTATCCAGAAATTTGTCGAGGATTTCATTGGCGCAGACAAAGTCGCAAAAGGCGTTGACCCGATGGAATGCGTAGCAACGGGCGCGTCAATTCAGGGAGGCGTTCTTGCAGGAGATGTAAAGGATCTTCTTTTGCTTGATGTGACTCCGCTGACTCTTGGAATCGAAACACTTGGAAGCGTTGCAACACCGCTAATCACACGAAACAGTACAATTCCGACAAAAAAGAGCCAGATGTTTTCTACAGCCGCAGACAGCCAGACCGCGGTGACAATTCATGTGATACAGGGCGAAAGGCCGATGGCAAATGATAACACAAGCCTCGGCATGTTTAACCTTGTTGGAATACCGCCTGCACCGCGCGGAGTTCCGCAGATCGAAGTGACTTTTGACATCGACGCAAACGGAATACTTAACGTCACTGCAAAAGACCACGGAACAGGAAAGGAGCAGAAGATAACAATATCCGCGACCACTAAACTGTCAAAAGACCAGATTGACAAAATGGTAAAAGAGGCAGAGAAATTCTCTGATGAGGACAAAAAGAAAAAAGAGGAAGTCGAGGCAAGAAACACTGCAGACAGCCTTGTTTATACAACAGAGAAAACTCTTGCTGATTTGAAGGACAAAATTACGCCCGAGCAGAAAGAGAAAATTGAGCCTGCGCTCAAGGCTTTGAAGGACGCAGTTTCTGGAAAAGACACTGAGAAGATAAAGCAGGAAAGCGAGAATCTCAGCAAAGCAATCCAGGAAATCGGCGCATCAATTTATCAGCAGCCCGGTGCACAAGCAGGAGCTGGCGCAGGTCCGGCACCTGGTTTTGACGGTGGCGCAGATTCTGCATCAGAATCAACTGAGGAAGGCGCATCAGAACATCGCAAACATAAGAAAAAAGGCAAAGGCGGAAAAGAAGATGCTATTGATGCGGAATACAAGGTTGAGGATGAGAAGAAGTAA
- a CDS encoding HEPN domain-containing protein, giving the protein MEDLENIKLKRAPARLLEAHVDFESAKALSKSGIDSRSLYHSQQCAEKALKACLSKTNVGEIKSHTVVQYFQSEIMPLLTGELKEKFKDLHNLIWVEERWMDTRYEEFRAGKIKVPSMQFSADDAETGIKTAEKALLDCTNVVEFLFKKEIPKNTEGLKTLLNA; this is encoded by the coding sequence ATGGAAGACTTAGAAAACATAAAGCTGAAAAGGGCGCCGGCTCGGCTGCTTGAAGCGCATGTGGATTTTGAATCCGCAAAAGCATTATCAAAAAGCGGAATAGACAGCAGGTCGCTTTATCATAGCCAGCAATGCGCAGAAAAAGCGCTTAAAGCATGCCTTTCAAAAACAAATGTCGGAGAAATAAAGTCGCACACGGTTGTGCAATATTTTCAATCGGAAATAATGCCTCTGCTAACAGGTGAATTAAAAGAAAAGTTCAAAGATTTGCATAATTTAATTTGGGTTGAAGAGCGATGGATGGACACAAGATATGAAGAATTTCGCGCAGGAAAAATAAAAGTGCCCAGCATGCAATTCAGCGCCGATGATGCTGAAACGGGCATAAAAACAGCGGAAAAAGCGTTGCTTGATTGCACTAACGTTGTTGAGTTTCTTTTCAAAAAAGAAATTCCGAAAAATACAGAAGGATTGAAGACGCTGTTGAATGCGTAA
- a CDS encoding phosphoribosylformylglycinamidine synthase subunit PurQ — protein sequence MDKSRFIIPRGLGFNSESELFNALKLAGADVRYCLYEELTENPDILDEECDGLGLPGGFTMGDNLGAGQSIKNRTVASGLYKKLKKKLNDKRFPIYSVCNSFQILAKSDLFPMKVGTKQNNSGKHETGYWDLKVNPNNDSFWLEGLKDCEEPLYAPISHGEGKVYVPIEDLLFARENNIIALEYVDGYICEFFRSSRGHRFNPNGSTANIAGFAWSGNLFLFPHLERLTYDYQRPDKYKVLKEKGTLSGLYQPSHRVFKAGVEHMN from the coding sequence ATGGATAAATCTCGTTTTATTATTCCCCGCGGTTTGGGATTTAATTCGGAAAGTGAGTTGTTTAATGCATTGAAACTGGCCGGGGCAGATGTAAGATATTGTTTGTATGAAGAGTTAACGGAAAACCCGGACATTCTGGATGAAGAATGCGACGGTCTGGGTCTTCCGGGCGGCTTCACAATGGGGGATAATCTGGGCGCCGGGCAATCGATAAAAAACAGAACAGTCGCTTCGGGGCTCTACAAAAAACTAAAGAAAAAACTGAATGACAAAAGATTCCCGATATATAGTGTATGCAATTCTTTCCAGATACTGGCGAAATCAGACCTGTTCCCGATGAAGGTCGGAACAAAGCAGAACAACTCGGGAAAACATGAAACAGGTTACTGGGATTTGAAAGTCAATCCAAACAATGATAGTTTTTGGCTGGAAGGGCTCAAAGATTGTGAAGAGCCATTATATGCGCCAATATCGCATGGAGAAGGAAAGGTTTACGTACCTATTGAGGACTTGCTTTTTGCGCGTGAAAATAATATAATCGCGCTTGAATACGTGGACGGCTATATCTGCGAGTTTTTCAGGTCGTCAAGAGGGCATAGATTCAATCCCAATGGCTCTACAGCAAATATTGCGGGCTTTGCATGGAGTGGAAATCTGTTCTTGTTTCCGCATCTTGAGAGACTGACTTATGATTACCAGCGGCCTGATAAATACAAAGTCCTGAAAGAAAAAGGCACTTTAAGCGGATTATACCAACCCAGCCATCGTGTTTTCAAGGCCGGTGTTGAGCATATGAACTAA
- a CDS encoding nucleotide exchange factor GrpE, giving the protein MADEKKAKDEAPKKEDHENPADFQAVSTPSAIESKSEAAKSVKQEKPQMNEVDLLKCELAEKTKLAGENLNRLKYLQAEFDNFRKREAADRKDFMKFANHELIAALLNIVDDFERAIAAAKDEKDKCALQMVHKRFVKVLEEHGVKPIDALGKKFDAHMHEAFLSEESDKEEGIVLEELQKGYMLFDRVIRHSKVKVARNKEKE; this is encoded by the coding sequence ATGGCTGACGAAAAAAAAGCAAAGGATGAAGCGCCAAAAAAGGAAGATCATGAAAATCCTGCGGATTTTCAAGCTGTTTCAACGCCTTCGGCGATTGAAAGTAAATCAGAGGCTGCAAAAAGCGTGAAACAGGAAAAGCCTCAAATGAATGAAGTTGACCTGCTTAAGTGCGAGCTTGCAGAAAAAACAAAGCTTGCCGGCGAAAATCTCAATCGGCTAAAATATTTGCAGGCCGAATTTGACAACTTCAGAAAGCGCGAGGCTGCCGACCGCAAAGATTTCATGAAGTTTGCAAACCACGAACTGATTGCCGCGCTGCTCAATATTGTTGATGATTTTGAGCGCGCAATTGCAGCGGCAAAAGACGAAAAAGACAAATGCGCGCTCCAGATGGTGCACAAGCGCTTTGTAAAAGTCCTTGAAGAGCACGGCGTAAAACCGATTGACGCGCTCGGCAAAAAGTTCGACGCGCATATGCACGAAGCGTTCCTTTCAGAAGAATCGGATAAAGAAGAAGGCATAGTGCTTGAAGAACTGCAGAAAGGATACATGCTTTTCGACCGCGTAATTCGGCACAGCAAGGTGAAGGTTGCGAGGAATAAAGAGAAAGAATAA